tgaagaccattactctcatggtggcatttcatccccaagctcttcctcaaggcgtgaagaccatcatcgacctcatcgccaacatgctcgtcatgaagactctcactccaactctaggcgtggagaaatacatcgccatgctcgtccacatgagcgtcctccacaagctcaaggccttcaccaagatcgtcaccaagcggatcgccatgcccaccatgggcgtgatggccatccccaagaccaagatcctcaagatccacctcggcgagatcttcgtcgccaccctcaccatgatcaacgtggacgaggagaactacaccatgatcaagatgagagacccaacattgagcatcgtcctcaaccgcgacaagatcttcaaccacatcctcaccgtgaaccaagtgaagcaagtgttcaactccaacgccaacccaatgctatggttggccatagaagacctcctattccacctctagccgcacgaGTTGACggtgcccctcctcgtagaagaaacttggaggatgaagagaacatgtatggcaagctcaagttcaacatgcccaagttcaaaggtgaagacgacgcttgaagcttacctctcatgggcactcaaggtggacaagatcttccgcatccacaactactccggtgccaagaaagtggctatggcatcactcgagtttgaagactacgccaacacttggtgggagcaagtcctcactcttcgcgaagaaaagggtgaacctccaattgacacttgggaagatatgaagaaggagatgcatgctcgctttgtcccaaagcactacatgaaagacctcttcaacaagctccaaaagttgaagcaaggcacccaaaccgttgaggagttctacaaggagatggagctcactatgatgcgagccaacatccaagaatccgaggagcaaaccattgctcgcttcttcaatggccttacttatcccatcaagaggattgtcgagttccaaccttactccaacatggttgagctagtccaccaagcatcgaaggccgagcgccaagtgattgaggacatcaagtactccaaggccaagtcctatttctcctccaagctcgctacatcgactcctcctactacatcaactccttatgctacaagtgccaaggccgacgcatcctctacaccttccaagaaaccgactatccaaagtcgcatgaagcaaacggtctcctccaccgcctcctctaaggcatccacgggaccctctagtgtcacttgcttcaagtgtggcacccaaggtcacaaatcgtttgagtgcaagaacaccaaggtcatgatcactatggagaatggtgacatcgagactcttgatgaggatgaatatgaagcccttgtgcaagccgccgtggcaagtgaagaagcttatgaacaagatagtggagaagatcctctcttatgtgagcatgacccaagtccctcacttgtggtcacaagggtgctaaccacacaacctcatgctatggaagaccaacggtgcaacatcttccaaacccgtgccggaattggtggcaagtcgatcaaggtcatcatagatggtggaagttgccataaccttgcaagcaccgagttgtgtgagaagctccaccttactctccgcaagcatcctcacccctaccatatccaatggttgagtgacaagggcaacgtcaagatacaacataccgtcaccgtcaacttcaagatcggcccttatgaggacaccatcgagtgtgacgtggcacccatgacggtgtgccacatgttgcttggccgcccttggcaatatgacaagaaggctatacatgatggactctccaacacatacaccttcaaggtcaacgacaagaagttcgagttgcgcccgatgactcctagccaaatcatcgcggacaatgcgaaggctttagcgagggcacaactccacacccaccatagtgagatgagaggagagggagcgacccaccacaaagagagtgagcgccacaagccatatatgagtgagtccaagagtgtccttctagccaccaagagtgagtggagagagctccaagaaaacccatccaccatattgcactatgtgctcatatgcaagggacccgcgtcggagactaacgacttaatcaacattcctccgtctttgttgtctcttttgcaggaatttcaagacgtcttccccgacgagctccctcatggactaccaccactccgcggcatagaacaccgcatcgacctcatacccggcgctccgctcccaaaccgtgccgcctaccgcaccaaccccgaagagaccaaggagatcaaccgtcaaattcaagatctcctcgccaaagggtatgtccgtgaaagccttagcccttgtgcggttcccgtgatccttgtgcctaaaccggatgagacgcaacggatgtgtatggattgtcgccccatcaatgccattaccgtccgttaccgccatcccattccgcgtttagatgacatgctagatgaacttagtggtgccacgattttctctaaagtcgatttgcgtagtggttaccatcaaatccgcatggctattggtgatgaatggaaaacggcattcaagaccaaacttggtctctatgaatggctcgttatgcctttcggtctttccaatgcaccatctactttcatgcgcctcatgaatcacatcttgcgtcctctcattggcaagagcgtggttgtttacttcgatgatattcttatttatagcaaaaacctcgaggaccatgtgcaacatgtgagagaagtcttgtgcatcttgcgccatgaaaagctttatgctaacctccccaagtgcacatttgctcaaaacaaattggtttttcttggttttgtggtttccgctaatgggattgaagttgattcttccaaggtggaggccatccataattggcctacccctacaaatgttggccaagtccgaagcttccatggacttgccgggttttaccgccgctttgtcaaagactttagcaccattgcttgccctttgaatgagcttaccaagaagaatgttccgtttgtttgggacaaggcccaacaaaatgcttttgatgagttgaagaaacgccttaccgaagctccacttcttgttcttccaaattttgcaaaaacttttgagattgagtgtgacgcaagtgggcttggtattggtggtgttcttatgcaagagggcaaacccgtggcatactatagtgagaagttagatggcgcacgcctcaactatcctatatatgacaaggagctctacgctttggttcgtgttcttgaagtttggcaacactatctttggccaaaagagtttatcattcattccgaccacgagtccttgaaatatttgaaaagccaacacaacttgaacaaacgacatgcaaaatgggtcgagttcattgagtccttcccatatgtgatcaaatacaagaagggcaaggacaatgttgtggcggatgctctttcccgcaaaaacacccttttgctaactcgtttggattttcatgttttgggacttgaagagatcaaagaactctatccttccgattctttctttgctcccatttttgagaagtgctccgttgagcgaggagtggatgatttctatttgcatgatggctatttgttcaaagccaacaagatttgcattcccgcgtcttcgcttcgaaaattgcttttgcaagagtctcatggaggaggtcttatgggccactttggccgtgacaagacatatgccatgctctcaacccactactattggccaaagatgaagcgagatgtggagcgcctttgccgtcggtgcacaacatgcttacaagctaagtctacctccaacccttatggtctttacatgccattgcctattccttatgcaccatggaccgatattagcatggatttcgttctaggcttgcctcgcactaagcatggtcatgattccatatttgttgtagtggatagattctctaagatggctcatttcataccttgccataagagcgacgatgcttcacacattgcttcattgtttttcagggaaatagttcgcctacatggagtaccacaaagcattgtgtcggatcgagacgtcaagttcatgagttatctttggaagtcgatcatggcgaagtttggagtcaagctcttgttctcatcatcatcgcacccgcaaacggacggccaaacggaagtggtcaatcgaagcctctccaccctcctacgggtcctcgtgaagaaaaacttgaggtcatgggaggagtgccttccccacgccgagttcgcctacaaccgcgccaagcacaagactacatcaaggagccccttcatggtcgtctatggcttcgaaccttacacggcactcgacatacttccgcttcctctccacgagcgcatcaacatggacttcgacaagcgcgccgccgccgtcaagaaactacatgaagagacaagggcaaccatacaagaacatgttcttcgtcaagccaaccgcctcaacgccaagaagaaggcaaggatattcgaagaaggagacctcgtttggatccacctccgaaaggaaaggttccctcatgagcgcaactccaagctcaagccaagaggagatggccccttcaaggtcctcaagcgcatcaatgacaacgcttacgtcatcgacataccaacatccaagtacttggtgagcaacacgttcaacgtctcggacttgtcaccctatcatggagatgaggaggtgcaagagtcgaggacgactctttcccaaggggggggagatgatgtagccccggtcaccgacgtcgctacaccaagaccaacaagtcccccaagtggaccgatgacacgagcccgagtcaaagcactacatgatgaggtgaactcgctcctcaccacccttgatcttggtacacctttggatggattgctacctcatgccgacgtgttatgtgtcattaggtacaaggagcatcaaggtcaccaagaggaggatacgccatggtcaaagggaggagaggagcagctggacaagaagatggacatgaagatggacatggagctggacaggaagtcgcccgaagagcgcaaggaagagaagacggacggccggcccagaacccggtcggccggctcctgaccggaccacccggtccacagccggtctgaccggcctctgaccggaccgccggtcagcaaccgggatttgcgctcgtgacatacgggcgccatccaggggacttggagcctcgtccggtcgccgcccggtcccaggcccggtctgaaaccggactgcccggtcacaggcccggtcgaccggccccctgaccggcccgcccggtcacaggcccggtctgaccggcctcctgaccggcctgcacgacttaagttatattttcggcccgaacttaccttttcggcccatgacgccttgtaagactataaatacccccaggacgcccctttagctcttcagacttgttttgaactcaaacctatatttgagcttagtctcccttgggtatcatccctctgtaatcaaggcaccttggttgttgatttggaacttgttgagtgagattctagtacaagatactctctccctcaccaagctcttcttctccaatcccaatctctccccggggaattctaccgcgtgtctcttcctcggagattctattggcgtggtccatcgagccacggaggtaagcatcgggtgtatcggggtgtgtgtgtgcgtgagtctcggagttcctcgtgttcatcgccgtgttcttcgtgttcctcgcgttttcccatcttcccccttggtttcgaagtcaatccgcgagatcgggccacacacggggtcttagacctcatcacaaatgctggaacacacacaacgtatgcaagtcttactactacggataaagaagagccaccatgatcaagatgatatgcatgacatggcaatatgatgcgatgcacttatccaatttaagcggagtcggaaccTCGGACAAGCAAATtaagttggagttgcattttctaccggaaaagttaagtgttgattagcacgaCATAACATGTCAGGGGTgctctacttcaatattaaacggagcggggaaaaccctagttggatatccgaaatactccgcatatatgttaggtgaacatgcataactatcaacgtgtgacatgatgcgagatgcaaacaggcatatagatggcatattcatgatcctcatatttttctgataaattttcatatataacactttttatttcgaATTACCAATTAAAATTTATTAACAGATTAGTTTTTATTAGTTAAAATTGAAAAACAGGATTTCTTTTAATTAGGAAAAGACCCGAAAACAAAATACAGAAAGGGGGAAAGGACCCCGGGTTTGTTTTCAAAACGTGCAGGGGTTATCCTTAAACGCGTCAGAGGGAAGGACCGCAGTTAGGAGTTGAAACATGGCAGGGGGCTAGATGCAACCGCCAGATCCAGATCTGGATCTGGGGCGTTTCTCACCGAGAGGATCTGGAGCCAAAGAGGCTGACAGAAGGGGCCCGCGACGCTAGCGTGGCCCTAGAGTGGCAAAGCATCCACGCACGCGGGCATGGTGTTCGATGGAGGACGTGTGTGAGGAGCGGCGGTGACCACTGCGGGCCGGCACGAATGAGCGCGGGCGGTGAGGGGCGTTCCAGGAGGCGTGGCTTGGCGCGTGCAGAGCGCCTCATCGGTGCGGACCAAGAGGAGGCGGTGTCGGGCACAGGGGGTCCACGAATGCTTGCTGGAGCGGAGACCTGCGGGGAAAGTTTCGGGCACCACGGTGAAAAAGGGAACCAGGACGCGCATAAACGGTAGAGGATGTCTGGGGTGTGTGCGAGCTCACCAGGACCGCGGTGGTGTGCTCAGAAGGGGCGGAGGAGGTCCACGGTGGTCGTCGTCGATGATTCGTAGCGTCCCTTGACGATTCCTTGCAGACGGTTGACGAGGACGACGCGGTGGAGCTCGTGGTGCCCTCGACCTGAAGCGGGGTGGTTAGAATCGGCGGCGCCATGGCGGTTCTGTGAGGTTGCTCCGATGGTTTGCAGGGAAGAAAAAAATAGGGGATGAGaagagggtggcggcggcgcgagggaggAGGA
This Lolium perenne isolate Kyuss_39 chromosome 1, Kyuss_2.0, whole genome shotgun sequence DNA region includes the following protein-coding sequences:
- the LOC139832835 gene encoding uncharacterized protein; the encoded protein is MKQTVSSTASSKASTGPSSVTCFKCGTQGHKSFECKNTKVMITMENGDIETLDEDEYEALVQHDPSPSLVVTRVLTTQPHDMEEQRCNIFQTRAGIGGKSIKVIIDGGSCHNLASTELCEKLHLTLRKHPHPYHIQWLSDKGNVKIQHTVTVNFKIGPYEDTIECDVVPMTVCHMLLGRPWQYDKKEFQDVFPDELPHGLPPLRGIEHRIDLIPGAPLPNRAAYRTNPEETKEINRQIQDLLAKGYVRESLSPCAVPVILVPKPDETQRFVVSANGIEVDSSKVEAIHNWPTPTNVGQVRSFHGLAGFYRRFVKDFSTIACPLNELTKKNVPFVWGKAQQNAFDELKKRLTEAPLLVLPNFAKTFEVECDASGFGIGGVLMQEGKPVAYYSEKLDGARLNYPIYDKELYALVRVLEVWQHYLWPKEFIIHSDHESLKYLKSQHNLNKRHAKWVEFIESFPYVIKYKKGKDNVVADALSRKHDGYLFKANKICIPESSLRKLLLQESHGGGLMGHFGREKTYAMLSTHYYWPRMYRDVERLCRRCTTCLQAKSTSNPYGLYTPLPIPYAPWTDISMDFVLGLPRTKHGHDSIFVVVDRFSKMAHFIPCHKSDDASHIASLFFREIVRLHGVPQSIVSDRDVKFMSYLWKTLMAKFGVKLLFSSSSHPQTDGQTEVVNRSLSTLLRILVKKNLKSWEECIPHAEFAYNRAKHSTTSRSPFMVVYGFEPLTPLDILPLPLVWIHLRKERFPRERNSKLKPRGDGPFKVLKRINNNAYVIDIPTSKYLQTVSSTASSKASTGPSSVTCFKCGTQGHKSFECKNTKVMITMENGDIETLDEDEYEALVQAAVASEEAYEQDSGEDPLLCEHDPSPSLVVTRVLTTQPHAMEDQRCNIFQTRAGIGGKSIKVIIDGGSCHNLASTELCEKLHLTLRKHPHPYHIQWLSDKGNVKIQHTVTVNFKIGPYEDTIECDVAPMTVCHMLLGRPWQYDKKAIHDGLSNTYTLQEFQDVFPDELPHGLPPLRGIEHRIDLIPGAPLPNRAAYRTNPEETKEINRQIQDLLAKGYTQRMCMDCRPINAITVRYRHPIPRLDDMLDELSGATIFSKVDLRSGYHQIRMAIGDEWKTAFKTKLGLYEWLVMPFGLSNAPSTFMRLMNHILRPLIGKSVVVYFDDILIYSKNLEDHVQHVREVLCILRHEKLYANLPKCTFAQNKLVFLGFVVSANGIEVDSSKVEAIHNWPTPTNVGQVRSFHGLAGFYRRFVKDFSTIACPLNELTKKNVPFVWDKAQQNAFDELKKRLTEAPLLVLPNFAKTFEIECDASGLGIGGVLMQEGKPVAYYSEKLDGARLNYPIYDKELYALVRVLEVWQHYLWPKEFIIHSDHESLKYLKSQHNLNKRHAKWVEFIESFPYVIKYKKGKDNVVADALSRKNTLLLTRLDFHVLGLEEIKELYPSDSFFAPIFEKCSVERGVDDFYLHDGYLFKANKICIPASSLRKLLLQESHGGGLMGHFGRDKTYAMLSTHYYWPKMKRDVERLCRRCTTCLQAKSTSNPYGLYMPLPIPYAPWTDISMDFVLGLPRTKHGHDSIFVVHKTTSRSPFMVVYGFEPYTALDILPLPLHERINMDFDKRAAAVKKLHEETRATIQEHVLRQANRLNAKKKARIFEEGDLVWIHLRKERFPHERNSKLKPRGDGPFKVLKRINDNAYVIDIPTSKYLREGPQLGVETWQGARCNRQIQIWIWGVSHREDLEPKRLTEGARDASVALEWQSIHARGHGVRWRTCVRSGGDHCGPARMSAGGEGRSRRRGLARAERLIGADQEEAVSGTGGPRMLAGAETCGESFGHHGEKGNQDAHKR